From Garciella nitratireducens DSM 15102, a single genomic window includes:
- a CDS encoding NifB/NifX family molybdenum-iron cluster-binding protein: MKIAISATGKTIENLLDMRFGRCKYFQIHDTESGEIKILDNKGQNASGGAGIAASNQLIEEKVEVIITGNLGPNAFEIIEKAGIKAYKCRNIAISLALDKYKNGELEEIKMSGPAHHGGSH, encoded by the coding sequence ATGAAAATAGCAATTTCAGCAACAGGAAAAACTATTGAAAACTTACTTGATATGAGATTTGGAAGATGTAAATATTTCCAAATTCATGATACTGAAAGTGGAGAAATTAAAATTTTAGATAACAAAGGACAAAATGCTAGTGGTGGAGCAGGAATCGCAGCATCTAATCAATTAATAGAGGAAAAGGTAGAGGTTATAATTACAGGTAATCTTGGGCCAAATGCTTTTGAAATTATTGAAAAAGCAGGAATTAAAGCATACAAGTGTAGGAATATTGCTATAAGTTTAGCACTTGATAAATATAAAAATGGTGAACTTGAAGAAATAAAGATGTCTGGGCCTGCACACCATGGAGGAAGTCACTAG
- a CDS encoding transposase, which produces MCFDEFKSVKSAAGSMSFLFCDSTSRNIVDIVEDRRLHILKNYFLRYSKNARLSVKTIVIDIYSPYISLIKDVFPKAKIIIDTFHIVQLFSRALNKTRIKIMNQNKKNYNKLKKYWKLLLKDRSKVNSTRYNYHRSFKNLMREIDIIDYLLNLDPTLRASYELYHNIRSCIKMKDFARLNILLYSKHPDISNYMKTSIRTIKKYIDYVENTLKYPLLRCFLKGKKKVF; this is translated from the coding sequence ATGTGTTTTGATGAGTTTAAATCGGTTAAGTCAGCTGCTGGCAGTATGTCTTTTCTCTTTTGTGATTCTACTTCTCGAAATATTGTTGACATCGTAGAAGATAGAAGGCTTCATATACTTAAAAACTACTTTTTAAGATACTCTAAAAATGCAAGGCTCTCTGTTAAGACCATCGTTATTGATATATATAGCCCCTATATTTCCCTGATTAAAGATGTGTTTCCTAAGGCTAAAATTATTATTGATACATTTCATATTGTCCAGCTCTTTAGTAGGGCTCTTAATAAAACCAGGATAAAAATAATGAATCAGAATAAGAAGAATTATAATAAGCTTAAAAAATACTGGAAGCTACTACTCAAGGATCGCTCTAAGGTGAATTCTACTAGGTATAACTATCATCGCTCTTTTAAAAATCTAATGAGGGAGATTGATATTATAGACTATCTATTAAATCTAGATCCAACTCTCAGGGCTTCATATGAGTTGTATCATAATATCAGGTCTTGTATTAAAATGAAAGACTTTGCTCGCCTAAATATACTTTTATATAGTAAGCATCCTGATATTTCTAATTATATGAAAACATCGATTCGAACCATAAAAAAATACATAGACTATGTAGAAAATACCTTGAAATATCCTTTATTGCGATGCTTTCTCAAGGGAAAAAAGAAAGTGTTTTAG
- a CDS encoding Mrp/NBP35 family ATP-binding protein: protein MGECSICPLSKGCSKDKENCMVKNNPLNNVKKIIAVMSGKGGVGKSSISVLIAKHLKQLGYNVGILDADITGPSVPRLLGLRGKRAGGTEEMMLPIKTFDGIKVMSLNFLIENEDDPVIWRGPMISGVVEQFWTDVLWGDLDYLVIDMPPGTGDVALTLMQSVPINGIVMVSVPQDLVSMIVSKAINMARKMNINILGVIENMSYIICPDCGKKIKLFNGENIDKFLKEMNLKLLGELPMLSSISNLSEYSYESVNESLEWIFDLIVKNIIKDLEV, encoded by the coding sequence ATGGGAGAATGCAGTATATGTCCATTAAGTAAAGGATGCTCAAAGGACAAGGAAAACTGTATGGTTAAAAACAATCCATTAAACAATGTTAAAAAAATTATTGCAGTTATGAGTGGAAAAGGAGGAGTAGGTAAATCTTCAATTTCAGTTCTTATTGCAAAACATTTAAAACAACTTGGATATAATGTAGGAATTTTAGATGCTGATATAACAGGCCCAAGTGTTCCAAGACTTCTTGGACTTAGAGGGAAGAGAGCTGGAGGCACTGAAGAGATGATGTTACCTATTAAAACATTTGATGGTATAAAGGTTATGTCATTAAATTTTCTTATTGAAAATGAAGATGATCCTGTAATTTGGAGAGGCCCAATGATTTCGGGTGTAGTTGAACAGTTTTGGACAGATGTACTTTGGGGAGATCTTGATTATTTAGTAATTGATATGCCTCCTGGTACAGGGGATGTTGCTTTAACATTAATGCAATCTGTTCCAATAAATGGAATAGTGATGGTTTCAGTTCCACAAGATCTTGTTTCTATGATAGTTTCAAAGGCAATAAACATGGCAAGAAAAATGAATATTAATATTTTAGGCGTTATCGAAAATATGAGTTATATAATTTGTCCTGATTGTGGTAAAAAAATAAAACTTTTTAATGGAGAAAATATAGATAAATTCTTGAAAGAGATGAATTTAAAATTATTAGGAGAACTTCCTATGTTAAGTAGCATAAGTAATTTAAGTGAGTATTCGTATGAAAGTGTAAATGAAAGTCTTGAATGGATTTTTGATCTTATAGTAAAAAATATAATAAAAGATTTGGAGGTATAG
- a CDS encoding ATP-binding protein, whose product MNIAVLSGKGGTGKTTVSTNLALALKANYIDCDVEEPNGFLFLKPEVDAEEKVIVEYPVIDDNKCKSCGACVNVCQFNALAKVKDDIMLFQKLCHGCGACQIVCKYNAITYGKREIGKIEKGTARDINCSRGILNISEPMAVPVIRKLLKNLSDGINLIDCPPGTSCNVVNALKYADSAILVTECSEFGLHDLKMAVKLVKMYNIPFGIVINKDDDSDNIIKKYCMEEKIPLIGTIPYSKDIAVIYSKGEVLYDKLHHKEIFNHLSIAAKEVLSWN is encoded by the coding sequence GTGAATATAGCAGTACTTAGTGGGAAAGGTGGAACAGGAAAAACTACAGTTTCAACTAATTTAGCGCTTGCATTAAAGGCAAATTATATAGACTGTGATGTGGAAGAACCAAATGGTTTTTTGTTTCTAAAACCTGAAGTAGATGCAGAAGAAAAAGTTATAGTAGAATATCCTGTTATAGATGATAATAAATGTAAGAGCTGTGGTGCTTGTGTTAATGTGTGTCAATTTAATGCACTGGCGAAGGTGAAGGATGATATTATGCTTTTTCAAAAGTTATGCCATGGGTGCGGGGCGTGCCAGATTGTATGTAAATATAATGCTATAACTTATGGTAAAAGGGAAATAGGTAAAATTGAAAAAGGTACAGCAAGAGATATAAATTGCAGTAGAGGAATTTTAAATATAAGTGAACCTATGGCAGTACCAGTTATAAGGAAACTTCTTAAAAATTTATCAGATGGAATTAACTTGATTGATTGTCCTCCTGGAACTTCTTGTAATGTAGTAAACGCTTTAAAATATGCTGATTCAGCAATACTTGTTACAGAGTGTTCTGAATTTGGACTCCATGATTTAAAAATGGCTGTGAAACTTGTAAAAATGTATAATATACCTTTTGGAATAGTTATAAATAAAGATGATGATAGTGATAATATAATAAAAAAATATTGTATGGAAGAAAAAATTCCATTGATAGGTACAATTCCTTATAGTAAAGATATAGCAGTAATTTATTCTAAAGGAGAAGTACTATATGATAAGTTGCATCATAAAGAGATATTTAATCACTTATCTATAGCTGCAAAGGAGGTGTTATCTTGGAATTAG